The window GTTACTGGAAAAAATACTCGACCAGGCAGGACAAAAAGGAACCGGGAAATGGTCAGTCCTGGAAGGGCTGGATCGGAATGTACCGCTCCCTTCTGTTGGAGCTGCTGTGTGTGCGCGACAGCTCTCATCTCTTCGGTCAGAACGGTGCCAGGCGGCTGATATCTTCGGGCGGATATCAGCGACTTCGTCACCAGCCTCACCCGGAAGCCTTGCAAAATCCGAGCCGGCCTCTCTTCTCCGGGACCTGGAAAAGGCCCTGCTGGCCAACAGAGTTGTGACCTACGCTCAGGGTTTTGAGGTGATCCGCGTCGCGGCACAGCAGGAGCAGTGGCAGATAGATCTGGCAGAACTTGCCCGTATCTGGACCAGGGGATGCATCATCCGAACGCCCCTTCTGGAGGATATTGCCCGGGCCTGCCACGCCGATCCATCCCAGACCAACCTGCTTCTGACCCCTCCCCTGGCAGAAATCCTCCGGGATGCCTCAGGAGGATGGCGGCGCCTCGTAGCGGCAGGTATCAGCGCAGAAGTTCCCCTCCCGGCTCTTGCAAGCGGGCTCACCTTCTTTGATGGCTACAAAAGCCGCACCCTTCCGGCAAATCTGATTCAGGCCATGCGTGACTATTTTGGAGCCCACCTGTATCAAAGAAAGAATGATGAACCGGGGAAGTACCACCACACGAACTGGACAGGGGCCGGGGGAGCGGTTTCCTCGAGCCTCTATAATGCGTAGATTATTATCCGGAAGAACACCTGCAGAAGCAGATGGATCCGGAATACCGGCGGATCAGGAATTCCCCCGATCCGGGCATGCCCGGATGAACGAACCAGCAACAAAGGAGCCCAGAGTGTCAGGTAAAGCAGATACATCGAGAAAAGCAGATATTGGACTGATCGGACTGGCTGTGATGGGACAGAATCTTGTTTTGAACATGAACGACCGGGGATACTCCGTGGCCGTTCACAACAGAACTGTCAGCAAAATGACGGATTTTCTTCAAGGCCCCGCAGCAGATCGCTCCATCCTTGGAGCCGAAACCCTGGAAGAACTGGTGGAACACCTCTCCTCACCCCGAAAGATCATGATCATGGTAAAAGCCGGTGAAACGGTGGATACCTACATCGAAAGACTTCTGCCCCTCCTGGAGAAGGGCGATATCATCATCGATGGAGGCAACAGCCACTACCCCGACACGGAGCGCCGAACAACCCTCCTTGAGAGCAAAGGCCTCTTCTACATCGGTACGGGCGTCTCCGGCGGAGAAGAGGGAGCGCGTCGGGGCCCCAGCATCATGCCGGGAGGGTCAAGCCAGGCGTGGCCGGCAGTGAAGACCCTTTTTCAGAAAATCGCCGCCAAAGCCGCCGATGGCACCCCCTGTTGCGACTGGGTTGGCACGGGCGGTTCCGGGCACTACGTAAAGATGGTCCACAATGCTATCGAGTACGGCGATATGCAGCTGATCAGCGAAGCCTATCACATCATGAAAAATCTTCTGGGCATGAGCTGCGACGAGATGGCCCGGTGCTTCGACTCCTGGAACCGGGGGCGCCTGGAGAGCTACCTCATCGAGATCACCGCCGCGATCCTTCGGACACGCGACGAGGACGGATCCCCACTGGTAGAGAAGATCCTTGATGCAGCAGGCCAGAAGGGAACGGGAAAATGGACCGTGGTGGATGCGGCGCACCTGGGGGTGCCCGTTACGCTGATCGCCGAGGCTGTTTTTGCCCGCTCCTTAAGCGCCCGCACAGACGAACGGCAACGAGCGGCCGCCATCCTGGGCGATACAGCCCCTGCCCTGCCCGATTTGAACGATTCGGAAAAAGCCCGGATTCTGGAAGATCTCGAGGCGGCGGTCTATGCGGCAAAAATCACCAGTTATGCGCAGGGCTTCATGCTGATCAGGGAAGCCGCCCGGGAATATTCCTGGGAGATCGATTACGGAGCGGTGGCAGGAATGTGGCGGGGAGGATGTATCATCCGAAGCGCCTTTCTGGAGGATATCACCGCAGCCTTTGCAGAAAACCGGGAACTGGAAAATCTGCTTCAGGCACCCTTTTTCTCCGGCATCATGGCAGAAACCCTCCCCTCGTGGCGACGAACCGCCCTGCGGGCAATAGAGGCGGGGCTGCCCATTCCGGCCCTCTCGTCGGCCTTGAGCTTCTTTGAAGGGTACCGGTCCGAGCGGCTTCCGGCAAATCTCCTTCAGGCCCAAAGGGATTACTTCGGCGCACACACCTACGAACGGGTGGACAGGCCTCGGGGAGAAGTCTTCCATACCAACTGGACAGGCACGGGAGGAGACGTGGCCAGCGGCACCTATAACGCCTGATCATCTTTCACGGGATCACCTTTCGCGGAGACCGTGAAATACGTATACTTGGGGTGTGATGGGCTATCTTCGAAAGATCTACCACCGCTACAAGGAAATCCACGGCCCCTTGCTGGCAAAGGGGCTGAGCTTCTCGGCTCTCTTTGCCGTGGTGCCCCTGTTATTCCTTCTTACCCTGGCGGGGAGCTTTGCCCTCACCCCCAAGGTCCAGGCCCTTGTGGAGCAGGAAATCCTCTACGTTCTTCCCGTGGGGGCCCAAAGATCGATCATGCTGGGGCTGGAACGCTACGCCAGCGCCCCCGGATCACTCTCGATCATCACCCTGGGGGTCTTTCTCTACACCGTCCATACCCTCTTCTTTGATATCCACCGGGTAATTCGTGCGGCCTTCGGGATTCCCCTGGGACGAGGCACAGGACGCCTCCGGGCGCTGGCGCTGAATGGCGTCTTTCTTTTGTTAATCTACGTGAGTGCGCTCATCACGCTGGCCGTGGCCCTGGCCGGATCCTATCTGCCAGGACCGTCGTGGCTTCTCGCTCTGGTGGCCCGCTTCAGTGCTCTGGCGATCCAGACGATTGTTATCTGGAGCATGATCCGCCTCTCTTCGGGAGTTCCCCTGAAACTTGTCCGGAGCCTGCCCCCGGCGCTCCTGGCAGCCGGGGCCTGGCAGGGAGCCTCCTGGATCATGGCCGAGGTGGTTCTCTCCACGGGTCGGCGGGTGCTGGTCTACGGTGTTCTGGCTTCGGCGATCTCGCTCCTGGCCCTTACCAGGATTTATGCAGAAATTCTGCTTCAGGCCGCCCTTTGGACGGCGCTGCTGAACCAGCCTCAGCAGCCTTCCGGGCAAGAACCCCCGCCCCCACCACATTCGCGTTCAGACCCCGTTCGTCAATAACACTGGGCCGAAGGTAGTTCATGAGCCCGAACTTGCCCAGAAACCGCTGCGTACTGGGACCAAAATAGGGCAGGGCATAACTGGGCTTTCCTCCCAGACAGACAGGAACCCCCGGGGCAAGACCGTCGGCCGAGGCCCGTTTGATCATGCTCCTGGTGGCGTGAGCCAGAATCTTTCCATAGAGCCGGTCCGTGTTTACCGCCGCCTCAACGCGCATACTCGAGAGTTTGCTGATATATCTCCCTGCTTCTCCGGGGTTCTCCAGCCCCGCCACCTCATCAAAGTCCAGGAAGCGTGTGTAAAAATCGTCGTCTCCCACGACCGCCCGGAAAAGCCGAAGCCGGCCGGGACCACTCAGGATCATTTCAGCCCGGAGTGAATCAGGGTCCCCCCCAGGGCCAGCCAGATGAGACAGATCCTGGCCGTACTCCTCCCGCAGATGAAACTCGAAGCGCTCGAAGCTCGCTCCCACCTCCAGAAAAACCTGGCGCAACATGATCTTCTCCAGGCCAATCGAATAGCCCGGTTCTGCCGTGGGATGAAGCTCGGCGTCGTCGCCGGACCAGTCCGTGGCGGGATATTGAACCTCCCCCTCCCGGGATATCCAGGCACCACCCCACCCGCCACCAAACACCCAGTAGAGGAGTTCCACCTGCAGAACGCTCCATTCGGCCAGGCCTCCGGCGTTGGCATCGTTGTCGATCCCCACGGGGACACCGTAGTGATCGCCCAGACAGCTGCAGAGATTATGGCCCTGAAGAAAAGGGATGTTGTGAACCAGCAAAAACGAGCCGTCCCGGGAAAGGATTCCCGCCGTGGCGATACCAATCGCCTCCATGTCCCCCCGGGAGAGGCCGGCCTCTGCAATCAGACACTCAACCGTAGCGATCAGTCCCTTGCAATAGCTTTCCCACCCCCCGCCGTAGCGGTCCACAGGAAACTCACTTTCACGAATTATTTCATGGGGCGTGACGCATACGGCCACTTTTGTACTTTGGCCAGCCCCGATATCGATAGCCACAAGAAAAGACATGTTGCATAGTACCCTGATTATTTGAAATATTCCAGATTTTAAGAATCTCTTGACCATAGATTATATCCGGGTGTACCGTTTACTCAGGGTAAAAATACAGGGTCAGTTGGTCCAGGACCAGTTGGCCGGAAGGCCAGCAAAGGAGCTCCCTATGAGCGGCGAAGACATGGCAGGTCAGGCAATTCTGTACGTTGATGATGAACCCGAGGTGCTGCGGGCCTTCCGCAGAGATCTGCGCCCCTGGCTCAAACGAAGAAACATCCGGCTCGACACCGTTGAGTCCGGCCAGGCCTGTCTGGAGTTGCTGGAAGAGAGCTCCTCGCAATACAGTCTGGTCATCTCTGATCTGCGCATGCCCTCCATGAAAGGTAGCGACCTCCTTCTGACAATCGGCCAACGCTATCCCGGGCTGGGCCTGGTGCTGCTCACAGCCTATTCCGACATGGAAGAAATCAGCAGGGCCGTGACAGCCTCTATACTGGGCCTGCTTCAAAAACCCTGGACCCCGCCCCTTCTGGAGGCAGAACTCGAGCGCTTCCTTGAGTACGTTCAGACCCGACGCAACAACGAGCAGTATTTTAATCACATCCAGCAACAGCTGCGCACAGCCAGCGAGTTCCAGCAAGCCTATCTTCGCCTTGATCCTCCCCGGGATAACCGGTTCAGCCTGGAACGGGCCAGTTATCCCCGACCGGGAATGCTTGTTCAGGGTGATTACTACGACGCCATCTCCCTGGACCGGGACCGCCACCTTCTCCTTCTGGGTGATGTGGCAGGCCACGGTATCAAACCCGCCTTTATAACGGGGATCGTCAAACTGTTGACACGGGAAGAAGTCCGCAGGATGGAGGGGGAGTCCTTCTCGCCAGCCCGATTCCTCTCTCGCCTGAACGATTCCCTGATCCGCCAGTTGCCCGACCAGTCGGACGTCTTTGTATCGCTCATCGCCTTCATGGTGGACCTCCGGACAGGCGAGGCGATCCAGGCCAACGCGGGACACCCCCGGCGTTTATTATCCGGGGGAACACCCACCTTTCGGATCCTGCCTGCGGTCCGGCCCTTGGTATTGAGGGTCCCTGGCGATACCCCGAGAGTTCCTTCTCCCTGCAGAAGCAGGACAGGGTTGTTCTGTTCTCTGATGGCCTCTTCGACGACAAAACCCTGGAAAAGAGCGGGTACCAGAAGGACCGGTTAGGAGCCTTTTTTGTCCAGGCCGAGCGTGGTTCCGAAGGATTTATCTCCACCGTGGAGCGTCTTCTGCGGGCCGATCTCCTGCTGGACAGAAAATCGTCGGATCTGCAGCTCCACGATGACTTTACGATCCTCTCGGCACGGATCATCAATCTGGGACCGCTGTAACACATCCAGGGATTCACGGAATGGACTACATCGTCTTTGTTGCAGTGGCCCCTGTAGCCGTTTGCCTCCTGATTCTGGCCGTTCATACGGTCTGGCCCTACAGGCGAAAGCTTATTTCCCGAGCCCTCCTGGGATACTTGATCGCCGTGACCTGTTTCCTTCTGGGCAATATGCTCGAGCTTTTTTCCAAAAGCGAAAACGCCTCGATCTTCTGGGTTCAGATCGCCCATGTCTTTTACCCTCTCATCGCTATTACCTGGTTCATCTTTGCCCTGGCCTACGCAGGGTTTGAACACCTTGTGGCATCGCGGAAGCCCTATCTGCTCTTTATACTTCCTGCCATCTCGGTCCTGCTTGTCTTCACTCACCCCTTCCACACCTTTTTCTGGCAGGAGCTTCACTTTTTCTATGGAGGACCGTTCCTGACGGTGCGGGGTTCCTACGGCCCCTGGTTCTGGATCAGCGGAGTCTACGTATATATCCTTCTCGTCTCCGGGGCCGTGCTCATTATCGGCAGCTGGGGCGGAGGAAAAGCGCTCTACCGTAACCAGTCATCGGCGGTTGTGCTGGGGTCTCTTATCCCTATCGCCCTGAACCTTGTCTATACCTTCGAGTTTCTTCCCTGGCTGCGAAAAGATTTCACACCCATCGGCTTCGCCCTGTCGGGGTTTGCCTTCTTTATCGGAATTCACCGATTCGGATTGCTGCGCATCACCCCCATCGCCCATCGCCTGGTCCTGCGCGATATCGCAAGCGGTGTTCTGGTGATCGACCTGGACGATAACATCATAGACTGTAACGAAGCGACGGAACTGATCCTCCAGGTCAACCATTCCCTGATCATCGGGACCCCCTGGCATGAAAACCGGGAGATTCGACAATTTCTTGAAGGCGTCCCCCTGCGGGAGCGCTACAACTTCGAAACATCACTCCTCCAGAGGGACGGAACGGAGCTCTCCCTGGAGGTCTGGATTTGCCCGATTCAGGAACAAACAGGGAAAACCGTGGGAACCATCGTGACGATCCACGATATCACTGAGCGGGTTCGGCTGAGCGAGCAGTGGCGCACCGCCCTTTTGGAGCTGGAAGAGCGAAATGAACGAGTCCAGGATCTCCAGCTGACCCTGATGCGCCAGGATAAACTGGCTACCATGGGACAGCTCACGGCGGGGATGCTCCACGATCTGAACAACCCTCTCACGTTTCTTCAAAGCGGGTTTCTCGCTCTGGACCGGTATCTTTCGGAGGTTCTCCCCCTGGTCCCCCCCGGGGCAATGGCAGAAGAGGAGCGCACAGAAATTGAGGAAGAACGCCAGATCATCTCCCGGGATTTTGAGCAGGGTTTTTCCCGGATCAGGGAGTCCCTCCAGAGTCTTCTCAGGCTTTCCCGCCCCCTGCCCGACCAGGAACCCGAAGAGTCTGATCTGAATGAACTCATCGAGGCGACGCTGGAGCTGGCGGCACCGGCCCTGCGGGGAAAACTGGATGTTCACAAGGAGTACGACAGGCCCCTCCCCGGAATTCTCTGCTTTCCCGGCGAGATAAGCAACGTGATCCTGAATCTCCTGTTGAACGCGCTTCATGCCGTTGAGGAGGTCTACCGCGCAGGAGGCTCCTATCCAGGAACCCTCAGGATACACACTTCGACCACAGACCAGGGGATGGTCCGCTGCTCCTTCCGGGATAGCGGACCCGGGATAGCCGAGAATCTCCGGGAGAAAGTCTTTGAACCCTTCTTTACCACCAAGGAAACCGGAAAGGGGACCGGCCTGGGGCTGAGCATTGCCAGGGATGTCGTCACCAGACGGCACGGGGGGGCCTTGTATATCACGCCCGGCCCGATCACAACCTTTGTTATGGAGTTGCCCCGGGCCGCTCTATAGCCCCAGGAGAACCCCTGCTCCGGCCGAGGCCACAATAACCCAAAGAGGATGCAGGCCGGAACGGAGCAATACCACCAGCCCCGCCACCGCCACCAGAACTGTGGCGTACCCGGTAAAGGCAACTTGAGCCACCACCATGGCAGAGTAGAGAATCAGGGCGATCAGGGCGGGCTTGAGAGCCGCCTGCATCCCCGCAACCACCGGTGTGTCACGGTGGCGGCGCATCAACAGACAGAGCACAGACGAAACGATGACCGGAGGGATAACGAGCCCCACCGTGGCAGAGACCGCGCCGGGCACCCCCGCTATGCGATACCCCACAAAGGTGGCGGTGTTAATTGCCACAGGCCCGGGTGTGATCTGGGAAATTGCGATGAGATCCACAAACTCCCCTGTGCTCAGCCAGCCCCGGTTCGTTACCACCACGGACTGGATAATCGGGAGAATCGCCTGGCCACCGCCGAAACTTACCCAGCCCACAGAAAAGAAGGAGAAAAAGAGTTGCCCCAGAAGCACAAGAAGGTTCATCGCCGTCCCCGAAAAACACCTGCGGCTGCGCCTGCAAGAAGCGCCCCCAGGACCACCAGGAACGGACTCAGATCGGTGCATATCAGAACCGCCAGGAATCCTCCCGTGGCGATCACCGTGGAAACCCCATGGTTCCGCCGGAAAATCCGCCACGCCGCCAGAACCATCAACGCCACTACCACCGAGCGGACACCCGCCAGACCCGAGGCAACCGCCGGGAGATGGAAAAAATCCGAGAACCAGGCAGCGATGAGGAGGATAATGGTGAAGGGTACGGTGATCGTTCCAAGAACCCCCGCCAGGGCCCCGGGGATACCTGCCAGGCGATAGCCCACCAGCAGGGCCGTATTGACCGCTATGGGCCCCGGTGCAGATTGCCCCACCAGGAGCAGTTCCTCAAAGGCGTCTTCCCGGAGCCACCCCCGGACCTCCACCAGCTCGTGACCGATCAGGGGGACCATGGCGTAGCCGCCTCCGATTGTGAAGGCCCCAATGCGAAAAAAGCTGATAAAAAGGCCCGGCACCGAGACCGGCTGGGCCGGTGCGTCTGGCTTCTCCCGGACCATGGCGCGGCTACTCTGTACCCTGGGCAAGTTCCGCCTGAACCGCTTCCAGGCGACCCAGTTGGTCACGCAGATCCTCGGCCTTGCGGCGCTCCGCTTCTATTACTTCGGGCCTGGCCTTGGCCAGAAAGCCCTGGCTCTGAAGTTTTCCCTCGGCCTGCTTCAGGGCTTTTGTCGTTTTGGCGATGTGCTTCTCCACCCGGGCTCTCTGGGCAGCCACATCGATAAGGTCCAGAACAGAAAGGTAGGCCTCAAAGCCGCTTCCCACCACGGTAACAGCTCCCTCGCGGCGACTTCCGTCAGAACCGATCTCGACTTCGCCGATTCCTGCCAGGAGGGCTACCAGCTCCTGGTTTGCCTGGAAAAAGGCGGCCAGCTCAGGCCGTTCCGGGGCCGTGCACACGTAGACTCCGAATTTTGTGTTGGGGGGGATGGTAAACTCGCTGCGCATCGTTCGTATCCCCCGGACAAGCTCCTGGAGCGCCCCAAAACCGGCCGCTGCGGCGCGGGCCTGGGGGTTTTCCCGTTCCGTCAAGACCGATGGGTACTGGCCGATGATGACCGCTTTGACGGGGTTCAGTTCCCCGGGGAGTTTTTGGTAGATCTCCTCGGTAATGAAGGGGAGAAAAGGGTGCATCATGCGCAGGGCCTCTTCCAGAACACAGAGGAGGAGGGAGACGCCCCGGTCCTGTTCCTCCTCGTTCTGCGAGTAGAGGCTGAGCTTGCTTCCTTCGATATACCAGTCACAGAATTCGTTCCAGAAGAAATCGTAGACCGCCCGGGCCGCCTCGTCCATCCGGTAATTCTTCATGGCCGATTCCACGGTCTTTACGGCCTCGTTGAGACGGAAAAAGATCCATCGATCCAGATCCCGCAGGGTAATCTCCTCCCGGGGGATCAGGGTGCGTCCTTCGAGGTTCATCAGGAGGTAGCGACTGGCGTTCCAGATTTTGTTGGCGAACTTGCTACCCAGCTGGAAGCTCTCCGAGGCAATGGGGATATCCTGACCCTGTACGCTCAGATAGGCCAGGGTGAACTTGTGGGCGTCGGCCCCGTATTCTGCCACAATATCCAGGGGATCCAGACCGTTGCCAAGACTCTTGGACATCTTTCGGCCCTGGGCATCCCGCACCAGGCCGGTGATGTAGATATCCCGAAAGGGGACCTCCCCCATGAACTCAAGCCCTGCCATGATCATCCGGGCTACCCAGAAAAAGATGATATCGTATCCGGTCACCAGGGTTGTGGTGGGGTAGTAGGTCGCCAGATCGGGGGTTTTGTCAGGCCAGCCCAAGGTGCTGAAAGGCCAGAGCCAGCTGGAGAACCAGGTGTCCAGCACGTCCGGATCCTGGCGCAGAGTCCGCCCCTCGTAGGCGGGATCTGTCGTGGGGTCCGTGCGGCTCACGATCACCTCGCCCGTGGCATCGTCGTACCACACGGGGATACGGTGTCCCCACCAAAGCTGGCGGCTGATGCACCAGTCCCGAATATTTTCCAGCCAGTGGGAATAGGTGTTCTCCCAGTGGCGAGGGTAAAACTGGACCTTTCCGTCACGCCAGGCGGTCAGGGCTTTTTCGGCCAGGGGCTTCATGCGGACAAACCACTGGGTGCTTCCCCAGGGCTCCACCACGGTGCTGCAACGATAGCAGTGCCCCACCTGGTGAGTGTGTTCGCCAATGCGCACCAGGAACCCTCGGGAATCCAGATCCTCCACCACGGCGGCACGCGCCTCTGTGACGGTCATACCGCGATAGCGCTCGGGCGCGTTCTCGTTCATTCGGGCCGAGGCCGTGAGGAGGTTGATCCGTTCCAGGTTGTGGCGCTCGCCGATCGCCCAGTCGTTGGGGTCATGGGCGGGTGTGATCTTTACCGCGCCACTGCCAAACTCCCGGTCTACGTAGGAATCCGCCACAATGGGAATGGGTCGATCACAGAGAGGCAAGAGCACCGAGCGTCCCACCAGATGAGCGTAGCGCTCGTCTTCGGGATGGACCGCCACCGCCGTATCGCCCAGCATCGTCTCGGGTCTTGTGGTGGCTACCTCGATCCAGCCTGCGCTGCCGTCGGCCACGCCCTGGGGTGCATCGGTTCCGTCGCCGATCACAGGATAGCGAAGGTGCCAGATGCTCCCCTGCTTCTCGGCATGTTCGACCTCGTCGTCCGAGAGAGCCGTCCCGCAACAGGGACACCAGTTGATCAGATACTCACCACGGTAGATCAGGTCCCGCTCGTAGAGTTGCACAAAGACTTCCCGGACCGCCCGGCTCAGCCCCTCGTCCAGGGTAAAGCGCTCGCGGTTCCAGTCACAACTGGCTCCGATTTTTTCCAGCTGCCTCGTGATGGTGGCGTGGTGATCCCGCTTTACCTGCCAGGTTCGCTCCAGAAAAGCCTCGCGCCCCAGTTCTTCCCGGCTGGTCCCCTCTTTCAGGAGCTGCCGCTCCACCACGTTCTGCGTGGCAATTCCAGCATGATCTGTGCCGGGAACCCAGAGGGTCGGTCGCCCCTGCATGCGCCAGTAGCGAATCAACGTGTCCTGGATACTGTTGTTCAGACCGTGTCCCATGTGCAACACGCCCGTGACGTTGGGAGGGGGAATAACTATAACAAAGGGATCTTTTCCCTGGTCTCCCGAGGGCTCAAAGTAGTTATTCTCTTTCCACATTCGGTAGATGCGGTCCTCAAAGTCATCGGCGTGAAACACCTTACTCAGCTCAACGGCCTTCATAGATTCTCCTCGTGGATTCGGGGTGCCTGAATGGTTCGCACTCTCGGTTGATGGTTTGGTTTATATATGTCTGCCATAGTAACAAATCGGACCGTCTCAGTCAGCACCCCCGGAGCCCTC of the Alkalispirochaeta americana genome contains:
- a CDS encoding chromate transporter; translation: MNLLVLLGQLFFSFFSVGWVSFGGGQAILPIIQSVVVTNRGWLSTGEFVDLIAISQITPGPVAINTATFVGYRIAGVPGAVSATVGLVIPPVIVSSVLCLLMRRHRDTPVVAGMQAALKPALIALILYSAMVVAQVAFTGYATVLVAVAGLVVLLRSGLHPLWVIVASAGAGVLLGL
- a CDS encoding valine--tRNA ligase, with the protein product MKAVELSKVFHADDFEDRIYRMWKENNYFEPSGDQGKDPFVIVIPPPNVTGVLHMGHGLNNSIQDTLIRYWRMQGRPTLWVPGTDHAGIATQNVVERQLLKEGTSREELGREAFLERTWQVKRDHHATITRQLEKIGASCDWNRERFTLDEGLSRAVREVFVQLYERDLIYRGEYLINWCPCCGTALSDDEVEHAEKQGSIWHLRYPVIGDGTDAPQGVADGSAGWIEVATTRPETMLGDTAVAVHPEDERYAHLVGRSVLLPLCDRPIPIVADSYVDREFGSGAVKITPAHDPNDWAIGERHNLERINLLTASARMNENAPERYRGMTVTEARAAVVEDLDSRGFLVRIGEHTHQVGHCYRCSTVVEPWGSTQWFVRMKPLAEKALTAWRDGKVQFYPRHWENTYSHWLENIRDWCISRQLWWGHRIPVWYDDATGEVIVSRTDPTTDPAYEGRTLRQDPDVLDTWFSSWLWPFSTLGWPDKTPDLATYYPTTTLVTGYDIIFFWVARMIMAGLEFMGEVPFRDIYITGLVRDAQGRKMSKSLGNGLDPLDIVAEYGADAHKFTLAYLSVQGQDIPIASESFQLGSKFANKIWNASRYLLMNLEGRTLIPREEITLRDLDRWIFFRLNEAVKTVESAMKNYRMDEAARAVYDFFWNEFCDWYIEGSKLSLYSQNEEEQDRGVSLLLCVLEEALRMMHPFLPFITEEIYQKLPGELNPVKAVIIGQYPSVLTERENPQARAAAAGFGALQELVRGIRTMRSEFTIPPNTKFGVYVCTAPERPELAAFFQANQELVALLAGIGEVEIGSDGSRREGAVTVVGSGFEAYLSVLDLIDVAAQRARVEKHIAKTTKALKQAEGKLQSQGFLAKARPEVIEAERRKAEDLRDQLGRLEAVQAELAQGTE
- a CDS encoding histidine kinase N-terminal 7TM domain-containing protein, with amino-acid sequence MDYIVFVAVAPVAVCLLILAVHTVWPYRRKLISRALLGYLIAVTCFLLGNMLELFSKSENASIFWVQIAHVFYPLIAITWFIFALAYAGFEHLVASRKPYLLFILPAISVLLVFTHPFHTFFWQELHFFYGGPFLTVRGSYGPWFWISGVYVYILLVSGAVLIIGSWGGGKALYRNQSSAVVLGSLIPIALNLVYTFEFLPWLRKDFTPIGFALSGFAFFIGIHRFGLLRITPIAHRLVLRDIASGVLVIDLDDNIIDCNEATELILQVNHSLIIGTPWHENREIRQFLEGVPLRERYNFETSLLQRDGTELSLEVWICPIQEQTGKTVGTIVTIHDITERVRLSEQWRTALLELEERNERVQDLQLTLMRQDKLATMGQLTAGMLHDLNNPLTFLQSGFLALDRYLSEVLPLVPPGAMAEEERTEIEEERQIISRDFEQGFSRIRESLQSLLRLSRPLPDQEPEESDLNELIEATLELAAPALRGKLDVHKEYDRPLPGILCFPGEISNVILNLLLNALHAVEEVYRAGGSYPGTLRIHTSTTDQGMVRCSFRDSGPGIAENLREKVFEPFFTTKETGKGTGLGLSIARDVVTRRHGGALYITPGPITTFVMELPRAAL
- a CDS encoding chromate transporter translates to MVREKPDAPAQPVSVPGLFISFFRIGAFTIGGGYAMVPLIGHELVEVRGWLREDAFEELLLVGQSAPGPIAVNTALLVGYRLAGIPGALAGVLGTITVPFTIILLIAAWFSDFFHLPAVASGLAGVRSVVVALMVLAAWRIFRRNHGVSTVIATGGFLAVLICTDLSPFLVVLGALLAGAAAGVFRGRR
- the gnd gene encoding decarboxylating NADP(+)-dependent phosphogluconate dehydrogenase yields the protein MNEPATKEPRVSGKADTSRKADIGLIGLAVMGQNLVLNMNDRGYSVAVHNRTVSKMTDFLQGPAADRSILGAETLEELVEHLSSPRKIMIMVKAGETVDTYIERLLPLLEKGDIIIDGGNSHYPDTERRTTLLESKGLFYIGTGVSGGEEGARRGPSIMPGGSSQAWPAVKTLFQKIAAKAADGTPCCDWVGTGGSGHYVKMVHNAIEYGDMQLISEAYHIMKNLLGMSCDEMARCFDSWNRGRLESYLIEITAAILRTRDEDGSPLVEKILDAAGQKGTGKWTVVDAAHLGVPVTLIAEAVFARSLSARTDERQRAAAILGDTAPALPDLNDSEKARILEDLEAAVYAAKITSYAQGFMLIREAAREYSWEIDYGAVAGMWRGGCIIRSAFLEDITAAFAENRELENLLQAPFFSGIMAETLPSWRRTALRAIEAGLPIPALSSALSFFEGYRSERLPANLLQAQRDYFGAHTYERVDRPRGEVFHTNWTGTGGDVASGTYNA
- a CDS encoding YihY/virulence factor BrkB family protein, producing the protein MGYLRKIYHRYKEIHGPLLAKGLSFSALFAVVPLLFLLTLAGSFALTPKVQALVEQEILYVLPVGAQRSIMLGLERYASAPGSLSIITLGVFLYTVHTLFFDIHRVIRAAFGIPLGRGTGRLRALALNGVFLLLIYVSALITLAVALAGSYLPGPSWLLALVARFSALAIQTIVIWSMIRLSSGVPLKLVRSLPPALLAAGAWQGASWIMAEVVLSTGRRVLVYGVLASAISLLALTRIYAEILLQAALWTALLNQPQQPSGQEPPPPPHSRSDPVRQ